One Streptococcus sp. VT 162 genomic window, AGACAACTCATTGTTTTCTTCAAGATTGTTGAAAATCGCTGATTTGACCTTGGATTGAAATTGAAAATCATCCGTGTTAAAGGACTCTGCAATTCTCTGGGCCGTTTTTTCCAGTTCCTTGATGGATTTCTTTGGTGAAATCTTAGGAGCAACAGCTAGGAGATTTTCTGAAAAATAATTTAAGAAAGTCCCATTATACTTGATGCGTTTTTCGATGAGATGGTACTTGCGACTTTGAAGATTAACCACCAAGGCCTCATCAGCCCCTGTTCCAAATCCAGGAAGGTTATTCTGAGTTAGCTTGATTGGGTTATCAACTTCTCCTCCAAGGTGAATCAAGGTTTCCCGCAGGGCAATTCGCAAGAAAGCGAAATGCTCAACGCCTTCTTTAGAAAACTGAACAAAAATCAAGTCATTGGTCTTGAGATTTTCAGAAATGCTAAACTCCTCTTTCCAGAGATTAGCCAGTGTTACTGATGTCTCCAACAAATCATCCGTGATATGATTGAAGAAGGGATTTTCTTCTTCGAAAATCCCAGTCTTAGCTTCATCTGAATACACACGTTCGATTTTTTTGCGCAGGTATTCTTCGATTTTTGGAGTGATATTGAGAAATTTATCCGCTAGAAACAGCTCGGTATCATCTGGGCTGAACTGATGGATAATGGCTTTCTTAATATAAATGTCCATAAAAGTATTAGTCCTCGTATAGCGGGAAGGCATCTGTCAACGCTTTGACTTCACTTCTCACTTCTTCTAAGACAGCCTTATTTTCTGCATTTTTAAGAGTTTTAATGATGAGTTCAGCCACTTTACGGCTTTCTTCTTCACCAAATCCACGTGCAGTGATGGCTGCTGCTCCGATACGAATTCCACTTGTCTTGAATGGTGACAAAGTTTCGTAAGGGATTGAATTTTTATTTAGGGTAATATTAACCTCATCCAGCAAGTTTTGAGCAACTTTTCCGTTTTCTACAACCTTAGTCACATCCACTAGGAAGAGGTGATTTTCAGTACCACCTGAGATGATACGGAAATCAGGGTCTTGCAAGAAGACTTCAACCATAGCCTTGCTGTTTTTGATAACATTGGCAGCATATTCCTTGAAGGCTGGGTCCAAAACTTCTTTGAAGGAAACCGCCTTAGCCGCCACAACATGCTCCAAAGGACCACCCTGAATACCAGGGAAAATAGCTGAGTTGATTTTCTTAGCTAGGTCCTCATCATTTGTCAAAATCAAGCCACCACGTGGTCCACGAAGAGTTTTGTGGGTCGTTGTTGTAGTGATATGAGCGTATGGTACTGGGCTTGGATGAAGTCCAGCTGCCACCAAACCAGCGATATGGGCCATATCGACCATAAGCTTAGCCCCAACAGCATCTGCGATTTCACGGAATTTTGAGAAGTCAATAATTTGAGAGTAGGCTGAAGCACCTGCTACGATTAGTTTAGGTTTTACTTCTTGGGCTTGTTTCAAGATAGCATCAAAGTCCAAAAGTTCCGTTTCAGGATCCACACTATAAGAAACGAAGTTGTAAGTTTGTCCAGAGAAGCTAACTGGAGCTCCATGGGTCAAGTGTCCACCTGCTGCCAAATCCATTCCCATTACAGTGTCACCAGGCTCAATCAAAGCCATATATGCTGCACAGTTGGCTTGGCTTCCTGAGTGAGGTTGGACATTGGCGAATTTAGCACCGAAAATTTCTTTTGCACGTTCAATAGCTAGAGTTTCTACCACGTCTACTACATCGGTTCCACCATAATAACGACGTCCTGGGTAACCCTCGGCATATTTGTTTGTCAAGATAGACCCTTGAGCTGCCATAACAGCCTTGGAAACCACGTTTTCCGAAGCAATCAACTCGATATTGTTTTGTTGGCGTTCTTCTTCTTTGGCAATAGCATTCCATAGATCAGCATCGTATGCTTTAAAATCGTCTTTATCAAAAATCATAGGTCTTCTCCTTTATAGTGTGACTGGTCCTTTAGTTTAAGAAATTATACTAAAAGATGCGAATAAACCGTTTCTGCACTTTATCACAAGTATAACCAACTTTTTCATAAAATGCATGAGCTCCCAGACGATGATCAGCAGAGTTTAAGCGGATAAACCCATAACCCCGTCTTTTTGCTTCTTGATCCAACCCTTGCAGTAAGCTTTTACCGATACCTCGTCCTTGTGCTTGAGGCGAAACTGCTAAGCCTAAAATATTAAATCCTGCTTTGGAATAGAGGGATTCATAAACTTCAGCATGGACATATCCAAGTAGGACATGGCTGACCTCATCCTCATAGCCAAGTAGGAAATGATGAGAATCCTGAGACAGTCTAGCTAGTTGACTAGCTGTGTCCTCTGGACTAAAAGAATAACCCAAAGCCTCTTGGTTAATCTCACATATAGCATTCACATCTGTTTCTTGCAAATCTCTTAGCATCTCATTCCTCCTCAAAAGAAATCTCTGGCAACCGAGCAAGAATATCTTCTCGCTTAATCGCCCCCTGGCGCAAGATTTTCACCTTGTCTCCAGACAAATCCAAAATAGTCGAATCCTGTCCAGTTAGAAAAGCGTCGTCCTCCAGACCCAAAACCTCTTGGTCAAAATCCTCTAGAATTTGAGCAAAGGTCACTCCACTCGCCTGACCCGAGATATTGGCAGACGGCCCAATCAAGGGTCCTGTCTCTCGAATCAAATCCAGTGTAATGGGATAACTCGGCATCCGAAATCCCACCGTTGAAAGACCAGAATTGACCCAATAGGGAACTCGGTCATTGGCTTCGAGGATAATGGTCAAGGGACCCGGTAAAAAGGCCTCTACAATTTTTTCTAGATAAGTTGGCTGATTCTTTGAAAAGTGCAAGATGTCCTCTAGAGAAGCGACATTAAGATTGAGTGCCTTATCTCTAGGACGACGTTTGAGTTGGTAAACATGGTCGACAGCTTTTTCGTCTAAGGCCTTAGCAAAGAGACCATAAACTGTCTCTGTAGGCAAAACAACAGCTCCGCCCTTTTCCAACTCTTGTCTAATCCTGTCCATCATCAACCACAACCATCCTATCTTGACCAAATTGGTCCTTGAGTGTTCGTACCCGTTTTTCAGGAAGATGTTTCCTAAAAAGCGCAGGAACACTTTGACCTTGCTTGTATCCAATTTCAAGGTAAATCTTACCACCATCTGTGAGATAGTCTTTTGCATCTTCCGCAATTCTGCGGTAAATAGCTAGGCCATCCTCATCTGCAAAGAGAGCTAGATGAGGTTCTGAATGCAAAACATTCAAACCAACCTCTGACTCATCTTCACGAGAGATATAGGGTGGATTGGATACAATTATATCATATTTTTCAGAAATTTCTGCAAAACAATCAGATTTTTTAAAAAATATATTAAGATTTTGATTTTTAGCATTCTCTGATGCAAGCTCTAAGGCGGCTTGGGAAATATCTGCTGCTGTTACTGACCAATCTGGTCTGTTTTTTGCTAATGCAAGAGCTATGGCACCACTTCCAGTCCCGATATCTAGAATATTAAGACTTTCCTCAGGATTTTCTGTGAGGATAAGTTCCACCAACTCTTCTGTTTCTGGACGAGGAATCAAAACTCGCTCATCCACTTTTAACTGCATTCCAAAGAAATCTGCCTGTCCGATGATATACTGAGCTGGTTTGTGAGTTGCTAACTGCTGGAAAATTCCTTTAACAAAAACTTCTTCCTCTTCCGTTACTTCCTGTTGAAGGGTAAAAACAAAGTCCGTAAAAGAGAGATTTTTCAGGCTACGATAGACAAAAGAGAGGCTTTCAGCTTCCTCTCCTTGTCTTATCAACTCTACTTCAAAATCTGAAAATAATTGAGCTAATTTCATTATTTGTTTAATTCTTCTAATTTTTGTGTTTGGTCATAAAGAACCAAGGCATCCACAACTTCATCCAATTTACCAGACAAAATGGTATCTAGTTTTTGGAGGGTCAAGCCGATACGGTGGTCTGTGACACGGTTTTGTGGGAAATTGTAAGTACGGATGCGCTCTGAACGATCCCCAGTACCGATAGTAGACTTACGCTCAGCGTCTTGTTCATCTTGAGCAATCTGAGCAAAATGGTCAGCAACACGCGCACGGATGATTTTCATGGCTTTCTCACGGTTCTTCTGCTGGGTACGTTCTTCCTGCATTTCAACCTTGATATTGGTTGGCAAGTGAACGATACGCACGGCAGTTGCAACCTTATTGACGTTCTGTCCACCAGCACCAGATGCGTGGTAAATGTCAACACGAAGGTCTTTTGGATCAATATCGTATTCTACTTCTTCCACTTCAGGCATGACAAGGACTGTGGCAGTTGAGGTATGAACACGGCCTTGGCTTTCTGTCACAGGGACACGTTGAACACGGTGGGCACCTGATTCGTACTTGAGTTTAGAGTATACAGATTGACCCGAAACCATGGCAACCACCTCCTTGAAACCACCCACACCGTTCATAGAAGCTTCCATGACTTCAAAGCGCCAGCCTTGGGCTTCCGCATACTTTTGGTACATAGTTAGCAAATCTCCAGCGAAGAGCGCTGCTTCGTCTCCACCAGCAGCTCCACGGATTTCAAGGATGATGTTCTTATCATCGTTTGGATCCTTTGGAAGGAGCAAGATTTTGAGTTTTTCTTCGTATTCTTCTTTTTCAGCCTTGGCATCTTTGAGTTCTTGCTTGGCCATTTCCTCCAAGTCCGCATCTCCACCTGATTCCTTAATCATTTCTTCAGCATCGACGATGTTTTGAAGGACTTGTTTGTACTCACGGTAGGCTGTTACTGTGTCACGAGTGGAAGCTTCTTCTTTGGACAATTCCATGAAACGTTTGGTATCAGATACCACATCAGGGTCACTGAGCAATTCTCCTAATTCTTCATATCGGTCTTCTACAGCTTGTAGTTGATCATAGATGTTCATTTTTCCTCATTCTCCTTATTGATTTCAGGGGCAAAATAATGTTTACGGCAGACTGAGATATAGGTTTCATTGCCACCGATTTGAATTTGTTCACCATCATAGACTGGCACACCATCGTGCGTACGCAACACCATAGTCGCCTTTTTCTTACAGTACTGACAAATGGTCTTGATTTCGTCAATCTTGTCTGCTAAGAGCAAGAGGTATTTGGAACCTTCGAACAATTCATTGCGAAAGTCATTCTTCAAACCAAAAGCCATGACAGGTATGTCTAGCTCGTCCACAACACGAGCTAGGTCGTAAACATGGTGACGCTTGAGAAACTGGGCCTCATCGACCAACACACAGTAAGGTTTTTCAGGTAAGTCTCGGATATAGCCAAAGATATCTGTCGTTTCCTCAATCGCAATGGCTGGGCGTTTCATGCCGATTCGACTCGACACATAGCCAACACCGTCACGCGTATCCAGAGCCGAAGTCATAATCACAACTCCCTTTCCTTGCTCCTCGTAGTTATAGGCCACCTTGAGAATCTCAATCGTCTTACCAGAGTTCATGGTCCCATAACGATAATACAACTGTGCCATGCTTCTATTTCACGTCCATTTCTAAATTTTTGCTACATTCTAGTATATCATAATTTTCTGAAGCTTTAAACGGCAAAATGTGGTAAAATAGAAGAAATCAAAAACTAGCGGAGGAAGCTATTATGCCATTTGTACGCATCGATTTATTTGAAGGTCGCACGCTCGAGCAAAAGAAAGCTCTTGCTAAGGAAGTAACGGAAGCTGTTGTCCGTAACACTGGAGCCCCTCAATCAGCCGTTCATGTCATCATCAACGACATGCCAGAAGGAACCTACTTTCCTCAAGGAGAAATGCGCACCAAATAAACCAGCTTAAGCAGAATTGCTTAGGCTTTTTCAATCTCCAAGTAGCATCCATTGAAGAAATAGTCTAATTTTGTTACAATTTGAAGAGATGCTTGGATACATATCCAAAGAAAAGAAATACAAAAGGAATTAGTATGATTACACGTGAATTTGATACCATCGCTGCTATCTCTACTCCACTAGGTGAAGGAGCCATTGGTATTGTCCGCCTGAGCGGAACAGATAGTTTTGCTATTGCCCAAAAGATTTTTAAAGGAAAAGACTTGAGCAAGGTTGCAAGCCATACTCTCAACTACGGACATATCGCTGACCCTCAAACTGGTAAGGTCATGGACGAGGTTATGGTTGGAGCTATGAAGTCTCCAAAGACCTTCACTCGTGAGGATATTATCGAGATTAACACTCACGGTGGGATTGCGGTAACCAATGAGATTCTCCAGTTAGCTATCCGTGAAGGAGCTCGATTGGCTGAACCTGGTGAATTTACCAAGCGCGCCTTTCTAAACGGTCGTGTAGATTTGACACAGGCTGAAGCGGTGATGGACATCATCCGCGCCAAGACAGACAAGGCCATGAATATTGCAGTCAAACAATTGGACGGTTCTCTTTCTGACCTCATTAATAATACTCGCCAAGAAATCCTCAATACACTTGCCCAAGTTGAGGTCAATATCGACTATCCTGAGTATGACGATGTTGAGGAAGCTACTACTGCAGTCGTCCGTGAGAAAACTATGGAGTTTGAGCAATTGCTAACCAATCTCCTTAGAACAGCTCGTCGTGGTAAAATCCTTCGTGAGGGAATTTCAACTGCTATCATCGGACGTCCCAACGTTGGGAAATCGAGCCTCCTCAACAACCTCTTGCGTGAGGACAAGGCCATCGTTACAGACATCGCTGGTACGACACGAGATGTTATCGAAGAATACGTCAACATCAATGGTGTTCCTCTCAAATTGATTGATACAGCTGGTATTCGAGAAACAGATGATATCGT contains:
- a CDS encoding nucleoid-associated bacterial family protein, which produces MDIYIKKAIIHQFSPDDTELFLADKFLNITPKIEEYLRKKIERVYSDEAKTGIFEEENPFFNHITDDLLETSVTLANLWKEEFSISENLKTNDLIFVQFSKEGVEHFAFLRIALRETLIHLGGEVDNPIKLTQNNLPGFGTGADEALVVNLQSRKYHLIEKRIKYNGTFLNYFSENLLAVAPKISPKKSIKELEKTAQRIAESFNTDDFQFQSKVKSAIFNNLEENNELSPEKLANDLFDNNLTARLSFIDQVKEAVPEPVQFDEIDASRQLKKFENQKLSLSNGIELIVPNNVYQDAESVEFIQNDNGTYSILIKNIEDIQSK
- the glyA gene encoding serine hydroxymethyltransferase (catalyzes the reaction of glycine with 5,10-methylenetetrahydrofolate to form L-serine and tetrahydrofolate), whose protein sequence is MIFDKDDFKAYDADLWNAIAKEEERQQNNIELIASENVVSKAVMAAQGSILTNKYAEGYPGRRYYGGTDVVDVVETLAIERAKEIFGAKFANVQPHSGSQANCAAYMALIEPGDTVMGMDLAAGGHLTHGAPVSFSGQTYNFVSYSVDPETELLDFDAILKQAQEVKPKLIVAGASAYSQIIDFSKFREIADAVGAKLMVDMAHIAGLVAAGLHPSPVPYAHITTTTTHKTLRGPRGGLILTNDEDLAKKINSAIFPGIQGGPLEHVVAAKAVSFKEVLDPAFKEYAANVIKNSKAMVEVFLQDPDFRIISGGTENHLFLVDVTKVVENGKVAQNLLDEVNITLNKNSIPYETLSPFKTSGIRIGAAAITARGFGEEESRKVAELIIKTLKNAENKAVLEEVRSEVKALTDAFPLYED
- a CDS encoding GNAT family acetyltransferase, which encodes MLRDLQETDVNAICEINQEALGYSFSPEDTASQLARLSQDSHHFLLGYEDEVSHVLLGYVHAEVYESLYSKAGFNILGLAVSPQAQGRGIGKSLLQGLDQEAKRRGYGFIRLNSADHRLGAHAFYEKVGYTCDKVQKRFIRIF
- a CDS encoding tRNA threonylcarbamoyl adenosine modification protein, which gives rise to MMDRIRQELEKGGAVVLPTETVYGLFAKALDEKAVDHVYQLKRRPRDKALNLNVASLEDILHFSKNQPTYLEKIVEAFLPGPLTIILEANDRVPYWVNSGLSTVGFRMPSYPITLDLIRETGPLIGPSANISGQASGVTFAQILEDFDQEVLGLEDDAFLTGQDSTILDLSGDKVKILRQGAIKREDILARLPEISFEEE
- a CDS encoding SAM-dependent methyltransferase, coding for MKLAQLFSDFEVELIRQGEEAESLSFVYRSLKNLSFTDFVFTLQQEVTEEEEVFVKGIFQQLATHKPAQYIIGQADFFGMQLKVDERVLIPRPETEELVELILTENPEESLNILDIGTGSGAIALALAKNRPDWSVTAADISQAALELASENAKNQNLNIFFKKSDCFAEISEKYDIIVSNPPYISREDESEVGLNVLHSEPHLALFADEDGLAIYRRIAEDAKDYLTDGGKIYLEIGYKQGQSVPALFRKHLPEKRVRTLKDQFGQDRMVVVDDGQD
- a CDS encoding peptide chain release factor 1 translates to MNIYDQLQAVEDRYEELGELLSDPDVVSDTKRFMELSKEEASTRDTVTAYREYKQVLQNIVDAEEMIKESGGDADLEEMAKQELKDAKAEKEEYEEKLKILLLPKDPNDDKNIILEIRGAAGGDEAALFAGDLLTMYQKYAEAQGWRFEVMEASMNGVGGFKEVVAMVSGQSVYSKLKYESGAHRVQRVPVTESQGRVHTSTATVLVMPEVEEVEYDIDPKDLRVDIYHASGAGGQNVNKVATAVRIVHLPTNIKVEMQEERTQQKNREKAMKIIRARVADHFAQIAQDEQDAERKSTIGTGDRSERIRTYNFPQNRVTDHRIGLTLQKLDTILSGKLDEVVDALVLYDQTQKLEELNK
- a CDS encoding thymidine kinase (catalyzes the formation of thymidine 5'-phosphate from thymidine); protein product: MAQLYYRYGTMNSGKTIEILKVAYNYEEQGKGVVIMTSALDTRDGVGYVSSRIGMKRPAIAIEETTDIFGYIRDLPEKPYCVLVDEAQFLKRHHVYDLARVVDELDIPVMAFGLKNDFRNELFEGSKYLLLLADKIDEIKTICQYCKKKATMVLRTHDGVPVYDGEQIQIGGNETYISVCRKHYFAPEINKENEEK
- a CDS encoding 4-oxalocrotonate tautomerase (4-OT; member of subfamily 5; forms a dimer; the function in the Escherichia coli cell is unknown), whose translation is MPFVRIDLFEGRTLEQKKALAKEVTEAVVRNTGAPQSAVHVIINDMPEGTYFPQGEMRTK
- a CDS encoding tRNA modification GTPase MnmE, whose protein sequence is MITREFDTIAAISTPLGEGAIGIVRLSGTDSFAIAQKIFKGKDLSKVASHTLNYGHIADPQTGKVMDEVMVGAMKSPKTFTREDIIEINTHGGIAVTNEILQLAIREGARLAEPGEFTKRAFLNGRVDLTQAEAVMDIIRAKTDKAMNIAVKQLDGSLSDLINNTRQEILNTLAQVEVNIDYPEYDDVEEATTAVVREKTMEFEQLLTNLLRTARRGKILREGISTAIIGRPNVGKSSLLNNLLREDKAIVTDIAGTTRDVIEEYVNINGVPLKLIDTAGIRETDDIVEQIGVERSRKALKEADLVLLVLNASEPLTSQDRQLLEISQDTNRIILLNKTDLPEAIETSELPEDVIRISVLKNQNIDKIEERINNLFFENAGLVEQDATYLSNARHISLIEKAVESLQAVNEGLELGMPVDLLQVDLTRTWEILGEITGDAAPDELITQLFSQFCLGK